One window from the genome of Culex pipiens pallens isolate TS unplaced genomic scaffold, TS_CPP_V2 Cpp_Un0145, whole genome shotgun sequence encodes:
- the LOC128093796 gene encoding zinc finger protein 513-like — MEHDGHYQRHGDSEKKYKCNFASCDFATRVPGHLKRHLLVHSGTKPYSCPHCDYSCNNIENLRKHVISTSKHKGKYLYECKFCSLHDEQGSNVFKSNFSKDYKDHLMGVHKFTSEKATQVARI, encoded by the exons atGGAACATGATGG ACACTATCAGCGCCATGGAGACTCCGAGAAAAAGTACAAGTGTAATTTCGCCAGTTGTGACTTTGCGACGCGCGTTCCCGGACATTTGAAAAGACATCTTTTGGTGCACAGTGGAACCAAACCGTACTCCTGCCCACATTGTGATTACAGCTGCAACAACATT GAAAATCTCCGCAAACACGTTATTTCGACTTCCAAGCATAAAGGAAAGTACTTGTACGAGTGCAAGTTCTGCTCGTTACACGATGAACAGGGCTCGAACGTGTTCAAATCGAACTTTAGCAAAGACTACAAAGATCATTTGATGGGAGTGCATAAATTCACCTCGGAAAAGGCAACCCAGGTGGCGCGAATTTAA